From the genome of Pirellulales bacterium, one region includes:
- a CDS encoding RNA methyltransferase — translation MITSLQNPRVREVLALRDGRHRRRQGRFLIDGTREISRALAAGIEIEEVFVRPALCGGDDAAAGQLLRGLAAAAVRQTEVSPAVFERLAFGERAEGIVAVARPPHTTLDDLQLPNCPLVAVLEGVEKPGNVGAVLRSADGAGVAALLVADGGTDLYNPNTIRASLGTIFTLPVRATTALAARDWLARRNIPTFAARVDAAKDYTEADFTGPAAILLGSESHGLSTAWSGCTTSIRLPMLGAADSLNVSATAAVLFYEALRQRASSATESPSM, via the coding sequence ATGATTACGAGCCTGCAAAATCCGCGCGTCAGGGAAGTGCTCGCGCTGCGCGACGGCCGGCATCGCCGCCGGCAGGGGCGGTTTTTGATCGACGGCACGCGCGAAATCTCGCGCGCTTTGGCGGCGGGGATCGAGATCGAAGAAGTCTTCGTTCGGCCGGCGCTGTGTGGGGGCGACGATGCGGCGGCAGGCCAATTGCTGCGGGGATTGGCTGCGGCGGCCGTCAGGCAAACGGAAGTGTCGCCGGCGGTGTTCGAGCGGCTGGCATTCGGCGAACGGGCAGAAGGGATCGTGGCGGTGGCCCGACCTCCGCACACGACGCTCGACGATTTGCAGTTGCCTAATTGTCCGCTCGTGGCAGTGTTGGAGGGAGTCGAAAAGCCGGGAAATGTCGGGGCCGTATTGCGCAGCGCCGATGGGGCAGGCGTGGCGGCACTCCTCGTCGCCGACGGCGGAACCGATCTCTATAATCCGAACACGATTCGGGCCAGCTTGGGCACGATCTTTACGCTTCCCGTTCGTGCGACCACGGCCCTTGCCGCGCGCGATTGGCTCGCGAGGCGGAATATTCCGACGTTTGCAGCCCGTGTCGATGCCGCAAAAGATTACACGGAAGCTGATTTCACAGGGCCCGCGGCAATCCTATTGGGAAGCGAATCGCACGGACTATCGACCGCATGGTCTGGCTGCACGACGTCGATTCGCCTGCCGATGCTCGGCGCCGCCGACAGCCTCAACGTTTCGGCGACCGCGGCCGTGCTGTTTTATGAAGCCCTGCGGCAACGCGCCTCATCCGCGACGGAGTCGCCGTCGATGTAG